Sequence from the Fusobacterium sp. IOR10 genome:
AAAGTGTTTTGGTAGTGTTTTATGAAAGTTATTTCTTTCTGGATTAGGGGTAAATATATCAAAGGGACTATCCCCCTTTCCATGTAAAAATATTAGATTTAGCATTTCTTCTAAATTTTCATTTGTCTCATAAATTTGTACTTGGATATTTCTTATTCCATCTAGGGACACCTTTTCTAATTTTAATAACTCTTCATTATAGTCATCCTTTTTACATTGCAATAATAAACTCACTTGAACTTTATCTTCTATTTCCCCTATTATTTTCCTATGCAAATTTGAAAAATCAAATATATCCACAAATATTATTTTTTCATAAGAATCAAAAAAATCCCTATTAAAGTTTTCATAGGATTCTAACCAATCACTTGGCAAATAATTTTTTTCACTTAAAAATTTATCATAGATTTTTTTTATTCTATGAAGTCTATCAATATAGTCCCTTTGCCATTTTTGAAGATTTTTTATATTTGAAACTAAACTAAGATTTTTTTCCCTGTAATATTTGAAAAATAAATCTGCTAAATCTATAATATCATAGTAGTTTTTTATATTTAATTCTTCTTTTATTTTTTTATTTAAATTTTGATAAAAGGTCAAAGGTCTTTTAGCATCTGTTAGAAGCTTTCTATTTGTTTTAAATATATATTTATTAAATTCATCTAAAGTAAGTAACATCCCTTCAGGTTTCAATATATTTTTTTCTCTATTTCTCATATATGTATTTTTTAAAGAATAATCACTAAATACAATAATTGTTTTTTCATCTGATTTTAACTTTTTTAGAAAATTATCTTGATATTGAAAATACTTTATATCCATATTATTTCCATCCTTTTAATATTTTTGTATACACCCTTATTATACTAGATTTTCATAAAAAAAAATACCACAAAGTATTTGTGGTATTGGTCTATTAAATAAAATATTTATTCTAATTTCTATATTTTTAAAAATTTTCTCAATTTGTTATAAATTAACTTTTCCTAAACTATTAAAATTTACAAAATCATAGGGGAAGATAAATGTTTTATTTTTATTTAAATTAAAATTTGAGTCATATTTTAAATCTTTTACAGTTTTGAAATATATTAGCCATACAAATTTCGAACAATAAAAATTTTTAGAATCATTAACTTCGTCCAATAATCCATATTTAGAATGGCTATACTCTTTTAAATTTTTTAAAAATGTTTTCTTAAATTTATCATCAAACTTATTATATCTTAAAATAATTATTTTGCGTTCATCAAATAACCAAGAATTAATTTTAGTTTTGTGATATCCAGTACCTAATTTAGGATATTCTCCAACTTCTGAGTCTGAAACCATTACTCCCACATGTCCAAACCAAGTTAAAGGAGATGTTAAAACCTTATTTTTTATTATTATATCCCCTGTTTGCAATTTATCCATATAATAAATTGTACTTTTACTATCTTTCCAATCATTAGTTTTTATATTAGTATTAGAACACCCAATAAAAAATATAAAACTAAAAATATAGACAAGCTTATATGACATATCTTCTCCTATTTAAATGGTTTATTTTAATTCTTATTTATGTTATTATATACTAAATAATACTAATATGTAAAATATTTTTATTTAAAATTAATTAAAGGGGAAAAATTTATGAAAAAAAGTTTATGTTTGTTAATTATTGCTATTTCTTTACTGTTTACAAGTTGTGCTACTATTATGACTGGAACTGATCAAAAGCTTTCATTTAATTCTAATGTTCCAAATGCTAAAGTATACATCGATGGACAGTATAGAGGGACTACTCCTATTATTTTATCACTAAAAACTAAGGATAGCCACGATATAAGAATAGAAGCGCCAGGATTTGCTCCTTATTCAAATGTTATTCAAAAAAGAGTAACTGGTTGGGTTTGGGGAAATATTGTCTTTGGTGGAATAATTGGATTAGGAATTGATGCTATAACAGGTGGATTATATGTTTTCAATCAAGACAATATAACAGGAAGCCTTGTTAAAGTTCCTGTAGGACAATTAAAAAGAAACTAATTTGTTTATATAAATAAATAAAGATTCCTACATTTTGTAGGAATCTTTTTTATTATACTATTAGTTAATTTTTCCAAAAAATATAAAAGCTTAGGAACTTCCTATCCTCCCAGGGGGCTGCCCCCCAAGTACTTTCAGCGTTTACAAGCTTAACTTCCAGGTTCGGTATGTAACTGGGTGTACCCTTGTAGCTATTGTTCCTAAGCAAATATAATGATATCATATATAATAAATAATGTCAACTATTTTTTAACCTTATTTATTACTTCTTTTATTTTAATTTGAATGTGATTGTATCCAATATCTTTCACATGGGGTAAGTTACATTTTGAACAATCCTTTATCCCATTTTTGTTGTAAGAGAAATTTCCCCCACAGTCATCCCCTAGGCAATACAAAGGACAGTAACAAAAAAGACAGTTAAACTTCTCCTCTGCATCCTTCATAGAGTGACAAGGAAAATATTCACATTTTTTATTTTGAAAAAATTTATAATTACTAGTTTTGTTTTGCATTTTCTTCTCCATTTGCATATAAAGTATTTTTCTCTAAAACATCATAGTACTCTGTAGTATAAGTTTTCCAACTTCCAATAGGCTTTCCTTTTCTTAATTTTCCAGCTACTCTAAGTCTTCCATCTGTATAAAATATTTTATAGTTACCGTTATCTAGACCTTTTTTATATTTAGTTTCTAAATATTTTTCACCATTTGAACTATATAATATATATTTTCCATGAAGTTTTCCATCCTTCCAATTTTCAATGGACTTTATATTTCCATTACTGTAGAAATATATCCACTTACCATCTGGTTTTCCGTTTTTGTAAAATTCTCTATTCTTACCTTTTTTCACCATTCCTGTAAAGGGGTATCTTGTAGTTTTCTCAATTGTAATTCCATTTACATCTTTTACTTGGTTATAGTTCAGTGTAGAAGAATAAGAAAATATATTGATTATAAACATAAGTACAAATATTTTTTTCATAACCCCTCCACTTTATTATTTTGTATCACAAGTTTCTTGATTCATTTCTCCATTATCCTTTTCAACCTTTAAAACTTCCATTTGAATTTTTTCCTTTACTACAAATTTATCTATTAAATGTATTCCTAAGAAAGTAATAACTAAAAATAAAAATGACATTGCTGCTGATCCTTTTTCTTCATAACCTAATCTTGTTCCAACATTAAATCCAACAACCATCATTATAACTGGAACTATATATACTAAGAAACCTATTTTTAAAAATTTAGAATCTTTCATTTGAAAAGTTACAATATCTCCAATTTCAACTCTTTGCTCAACTGTAATAGTTAATTCCTTGGCCGCCTTTGTATCTTCTCCACATCCTGAACAATGGGAACAAGTACTTTCTCTATACATTATTAGAGTTACTTTATTACCATCTATAGCAACTACTTTACCACTACTTTTCATATTGACCTCCTATTTCCTTCCCTTACAAATTTATACCTCATATATATTTTATACCATTTCTTTATGAAAGTTGTCAACAATTACTCTCATAATACATTGTTTAATTCTTGAAAACTTACTTTTGTTATGATAAAATACAATGTATGATAGATTTTATTTAGTTTTAACTTTAGGAGTAAAATATGAATTATTTTATTGAACATTTAAGTGAATATTTTGGTCTATTCTATATACCTTTTTTAGGGGTTATTATTTCTGACTTCTTTATAATTTTTATAAAGGATAGGAATAAAAAAACATTTTATAGAACACGGTTATTCTTTGGAACTATTTTTGTTATTTCTTTAGCAATCCTAGTTTTATTTTTAAAATTACAATTTTCTGGGAATTTAAATGAAGAGAATATTATTCAATATGGACTTAATGATATTAATCTTGGATTTTTCATTATATTCTTTGCAACAATTTTAATAGAAAACTTTAAATTACATTTTATTTGGTTAATCTTAGGATTTATTATTTTTATCTGTTTATTTTTTCTACTTGGAAAAGAAGTTATTAGATGTATTAAATATCTCCATCTTAGAAATAAAAAAATTAAAGCTTTAAAATTACAAAAAGCAATAATTGATAAAAAAATTGCCATTAAAGAGGAACTAGAAAAGGAAGAATTTAAGAAATATGAAAAACAACGTTTAGCCCTTGATTTAACAATAAAAGAAAAAGTTGATGAAGCTTTCAAAAATAAATCTTTACCTATTTTTGAAGATGAAGAAAAGGAGGAAGGAGAAGAATTATGATTCTTGCGTCAAAATCTCCAAGAAGAAAGGAAATTCTTGAAAATTTTGGTTTTAATTTACAAATAAAAACTAAAGAAATAGAAGAAACTAGCTCCAAAGAAAATATTATAGAGAAAATCAAAGACATTTCAAATAAAAAAGCTTATGAGGTTGCAAATGAAAATAAAGATGACTTTATTGTAAGTGCTGATACAATTGTTTCTATTAACAACAAAATACTTGGAAAACCAAAAAACCAAGAGGATGTTTATAATATGTTAAGGGAACTTTCTGGAAAATCCCATGAAGTTATAACTGCTTTTTCAATAATCAATATTAACAAAAATATTTGTTATTCAGATGCTGAGATCACAAAAGTTTTTTTCAATGAAATAACTGATGCTGACATTAAATGGTATATAGAAACTAAAGAACCCTTTGATAAAGCTGGAAGTTATGGAATTCAAGGAAAGGGGGCTTTGTTTGTTAATAAAATAGAAGGGGATTTCTTTTCTGTTATGGGATTTCCTTTAGGTAAATTTTTAAGAGCTTTAAAAAAATTAAATATAGATTTAAATTGTTTAGAAAAACTATAACTTGAGGTGAATTTAATGAAAAACATATTTAACAGATTTTTAAGCCTGTTTTCTGAAGATTTAGGAATAGACTTGGGTACTTCTAATACTCTTATATGTGTTAGAAAAAAAGGCATACTACTTAACACTCCCTCTGTAGTAGCTTTCAACAACAGATCAAAGGAAGTTTTTGCTGTGGGAGAAGAAGCTAAAAATATGATAGGAAGAACCCCTGCCAACATAGAGGCTATCAGACCACTTAAAAATGGAGTTATAGCTGATTATGAAGTTACTGAAAAAATGTTAAGAGCATTTTATAAAATAGTAACCAATGGAAAAAAATTATCTGCACCTAGGGTTTTAATTTGTGTTCCTGCAGGAGTTACTCAAATTGAAAAAAGAGCTGTTATAGATATTAGTAGAGAAGCTGGAGCTAGGGAAGCCTTCCTTATTGAAGAACCTATGGCTGCTGCTATTGGAGCTGGAATAGATGTGTTTCAACCTGAAGGAAATCTAATTGTAGATATTGGAGGAGGAACCACTGAAATTGGTGTTGTTTCTCTAGGAGGAATCGTTATAACTAAATCTTTAAAAATAGCTGGAGATAAATTTGACTCCCTTATAATTGATTACATTAGAAAATCTCATAACATTCTTATTGGATACAAAACAGCAGAAACTTTAAAAAAAGAAATTGGAGCAGCTGTTACTTTGGAAGAGGAATTATCATATGGAATAAGTGGAAGAAACCTTATATCTGGACTTCCTGTTAACATTGAAATAACTTCCACTGAAATATCATCAGCACTGGAAGAAACAACTGACCTAATAGTGGAAGAAATTAAACTTATACTTGAAAAAACCCCTCCTGAACTTGCTTCAGATATTAAAAAAACAGGGATTTATTTAACAGGTGGTGGAGCATTGCTTAGGGGGTTAGATAAAAAACTTTCCCATTCTTTAAAGCTAAATGTCACTGTTGTTGAAAATCCTTTAAATGCTGTAATTGATGGTATTTCTATTTTCTTAGAAAACTTCAACAAATATATACCAGTTTTAATGTCTACTGAAAATAATTATTAATTTTAGTTTATAAATGTAGGGTTTAACACTCTACATTTATATTTTAATTAGGAGGAAAATTTTGGATAACAAAAATCAATTGGATGATATTAAAAATCAAATTGAAGCCATTTTGTTAATTGGTGGTGAAGATATAAAAATAAAAGATTTATGTGAATTTTTTTCCCTATCTATTGATAAAATAATCCCTATAATTTATGAATTAAAGGGGGAACGGAAATATTCTGGGATAAACATTGAAATTAATGGAGATTTCATTTACCTTGTATCAAATGCTAAATACGGAGAAATTGTTAATAATTTCTTTGAACAAGAAAAAAAACCTAGAAAATTATCCATTCCATCCCTTGAAACTTTATCAATAATCGCTTATAATCAACCTATTACAAAATCTGAAATAGAAAGTATTAGGGGAGTAAAAGTAGATAGTATCGTGGGAACTATGGAATCTAAAAAATTTATTAGAGTTTGTGGGAAAAAAGAAAGTATAGGAAGGCCTAACCTCTATGAGGTTACTGAAAAATTCCTTAAATATTTAGGTATTGACACTGTGGAAGAATTACCTAAATATTTTGAATTTAAGCAACATTTAAATGATTTAAACAACTAAATTTTAAAAGGATAAATAATGGAAAAGATTAGAATAAATAAGTACCTAGCTAGTTTAGGAATAGATTCTCGAAGAGCAATAGATAGAATGGTTGACAGTGGAAGAATTACTGTAAATAATAAGGTGGCCACTGCAGGTTTAAAAGTTGATAGCACTGATAAAATATTTATTGATGGAACTTCAATTAAAAAAACAAAAAATGAAAAATTATATTTTATGGTAAATAAACCTCAAAAGGTTTTATCTGCTGTTAAGGATACTAGAGGAAGAAAACTTGTTACTAAATTAGTTAAAACTGAAGAAAGAATATTCCCAATAGGAAGACTTGATTATGACACTGAAGGATTAATTATTTTAACAAATGATGGGGAAATTTATAATAAAGTCATCCATCCTAGAACTGAAATTTACAAAACATATTATGTGGAAGTTTCAGGAAGTGTTAGTATGACTAGTTTAAACAAAATAAAAAAAGGTATTTTAATTGAAGATAAAATGACTCTACCTGCAAAGGCAAAGGTTATCTCTTCAACTACTGCTCGTACAACACTTAATATAGCTATTAAAGAGGGTAGAAACAGACAAATAAGAAAAATGTTTGATCTTGTTGGACATAAAGTGATGTTTTTAAAAAGAATATCCATTGGAGAATTGGAGCTAGATCCTGCTTTAAAACCAGGAGAATCTAGACCACTTAAAAAGAAAGAAGTAAATTATTTAAACTCTATTTAAAATCAAATTAGGAGGAAACAAATGGCTTTAACTAAAGAAGAAGTACTAAATGTTGCAAAACTTGCAAGACTTGAATTTAGTCCTAAAGAAATTGAAAAATATCAAAAAGAACTTAATGACATACTAAATTATATTGATATGTTAGATGAAGTTGATGTTAGTGAAACAACAGTATTATCCCAAGTAAATGATGATGTTAACAACTTAAGAGAAGATGTTATAAAGGACTCTCTTTCTGTTGAAGAAGCTCTATCAAATGCTCCAGAATCTATTGATGGATCATTAATCGTACCTAAAGTTATGGGATAATAAAATT
This genomic interval carries:
- a CDS encoding rod shape-determining protein, which encodes MKNIFNRFLSLFSEDLGIDLGTSNTLICVRKKGILLNTPSVVAFNNRSKEVFAVGEEAKNMIGRTPANIEAIRPLKNGVIADYEVTEKMLRAFYKIVTNGKKLSAPRVLICVPAGVTQIEKRAVIDISREAGAREAFLIEEPMAAAIGAGIDVFQPEGNLIVDIGGGTTEIGVVSLGGIVITKSLKIAGDKFDSLIIDYIRKSHNILIGYKTAETLKKEIGAAVTLEEELSYGISGRNLISGLPVNIEITSTEISSALEETTDLIVEEIKLILEKTPPELASDIKKTGIYLTGGGALLRGLDKKLSHSLKLNVTVVENPLNAVIDGISIFLENFNKYIPVLMSTENNY
- a CDS encoding pseudouridine synthase, which codes for MRINKYLASLGIDSRRAIDRMVDSGRITVNNKVATAGLKVDSTDKIFIDGTSIKKTKNEKLYFMVNKPQKVLSAVKDTRGRKLVTKLVKTEERIFPIGRLDYDTEGLIILTNDGEIYNKVIHPRTEIYKTYYVEVSGSVSMTSLNKIKKGILIEDKMTLPAKAKVISSTTARTTLNIAIKEGRNRQIRKMFDLVGHKVMFLKRISIGELELDPALKPGESRPLKKKEVNYLNSI
- the scpB gene encoding SMC-Scp complex subunit ScpB, translating into MDNKNQLDDIKNQIEAILLIGGEDIKIKDLCEFFSLSIDKIIPIIYELKGERKYSGINIEINGDFIYLVSNAKYGEIVNNFFEQEKKPRKLSIPSLETLSIIAYNQPITKSEIESIRGVKVDSIVGTMESKKFIRVCGKKESIGRPNLYEVTEKFLKYLGIDTVEELPKYFEFKQHLNDLNN
- a CDS encoding SoxR reducing system RseC family protein, which gives rise to MKSSGKVVAIDGNKVTLIMYRESTCSHCSGCGEDTKAAKELTITVEQRVEIGDIVTFQMKDSKFLKIGFLVYIVPVIMMVVGFNVGTRLGYEEKGSAAMSFLFLVITFLGIHLIDKFVVKEKIQMEVLKVEKDNGEMNQETCDTK
- a CDS encoding PEGA domain-containing protein, with the protein product MKKSLCLLIIAISLLFTSCATIMTGTDQKLSFNSNVPNAKVYIDGQYRGTTPIILSLKTKDSHDIRIEAPGFAPYSNVIQKRVTGWVWGNIVFGGIIGLGIDAITGGLYVFNQDNITGSLVKVPVGQLKRN
- a CDS encoding cysteine-rich small domain-containing protein, coding for MQNKTSNYKFFQNKKCEYFPCHSMKDAEEKFNCLFCYCPLYCLGDDCGGNFSYNKNGIKDCSKCNLPHVKDIGYNHIQIKIKEVINKVKK
- a CDS encoding toxin-antitoxin system YwqK family antitoxin gives rise to the protein MKKIFVLMFIINIFSYSSTLNYNQVKDVNGITIEKTTRYPFTGMVKKGKNREFYKNGKPDGKWIYFYSNGNIKSIENWKDGKLHGKYILYSSNGEKYLETKYKKGLDNGNYKIFYTDGRLRVAGKLRKGKPIGSWKTYTTEYYDVLEKNTLYANGEENAKQN
- a CDS encoding YiiX/YebB-like N1pC/P60 family cysteine hydrolase, which encodes MSYKLVYIFSFIFFIGCSNTNIKTNDWKDSKSTIYYMDKLQTGDIIIKNKVLTSPLTWFGHVGVMVSDSEVGEYPKLGTGYHKTKINSWLFDERKIIILRYNKFDDKFKKTFLKNLKEYSHSKYGLLDEVNDSKNFYCSKFVWLIYFKTVKDLKYDSNFNLNKNKTFIFPYDFVNFNSLGKVNL
- a CDS encoding nucleoside triphosphate pyrophosphatase, translated to MILASKSPRRKEILENFGFNLQIKTKEIEETSSKENIIEKIKDISNKKAYEVANENKDDFIVSADTIVSINNKILGKPKNQEDVYNMLRELSGKSHEVITAFSIININKNICYSDAEITKVFFNEITDADIKWYIETKEPFDKAGSYGIQGKGALFVNKIEGDFFSVMGFPLGKFLRALKKLNIDLNCLEKL
- the gatC gene encoding Asp-tRNA(Asn)/Glu-tRNA(Gln) amidotransferase subunit GatC → MALTKEEVLNVAKLARLEFSPKEIEKYQKELNDILNYIDMLDEVDVSETTVLSQVNDDVNNLREDVIKDSLSVEEALSNAPESIDGSLIVPKVMG